Proteins from a genomic interval of Indicator indicator isolate 239-I01 chromosome 19, UM_Iind_1.1, whole genome shotgun sequence:
- the DEF8 gene encoding differentially expressed in FDCP 8 homolog isoform X8, giving the protein MASDERLARFRQAHLNPFNKTPEEQEQHPEGENPTPGRCSPPTVPHCQGDPSPGDPEGALDLGLAEDHFSRPVGLILAQDVGQLCQAIEECKRVILALPEHSERQKDAVVRLIHLRLKLQELKDPDEDEPNIRVVLEHRFYKEKSKSVKQMCDKCSTIIWGLIQTWYTCTGCYYRCHSKCLPLVSRVCVRAKVSHQAEYQLSICPESGLDSQDYRCAECRAPVSLRGVPSEARQCDYTGLYYCSSCHWNDLAVVPARAIHNWDFEPRKVSRCSMRYLALMVSRPVLKLREINPLLFNYVEELVEIRKLRQDILLMKPYFITCKEAMEARLLLQDLMDIEAGRLSCSLTEIHTLFAKHIKLDCERCQAKGFVCELCKEGDVLFPFDSHTSVCTGCSAVFHRDCFYDNSTTCPKCARLSLRKQSLFQDSGITEAEP; this is encoded by the exons ATGGCGTCGGACGAGCGGCTGGCTCGTTTCCGCCAGGCCCACCTCAACCCTTTCAACAAGAccccagaggagcaggagcagcaccccGAGGGGGAGAACCCCACACCAGGTAGGTGCTCACCCCCCACAGTGCCCCATTGCCAGGGGG ACCCATCCCCAGGAGACCCCGAGGGTGCCCTTGACCTAGGCCTGGCTGAAGACCACTTCTCCCGGCCTGTG GGTCTGATCCTGGCTCAAGATGTggggcagctgtgccaggccaTTGAGGAGTGCAAGCGGGTGATCCTGGCGCTGCCTGAGCACTCAGAGCGGCAGAAGGATGCAGTCGTGCGGCTCATCCACCTCCGCCTCAAGCTGCAGGAGCTCAAG GACCCCGATGAAGATGAGCCAAACATCCGCGTGGTGCTGGAGCATCGCTTCTACAAGGAGAAGAGCAAGAGCGTGAAGCAGATGTGCGACAAGTGCAGCACCATCATCTGGGGCCTCATCCAAACCTGGTACACCTGCACAG GCTGCTACTACCGGTGCCACAGCAAGTGCCTGCCACTGGTGAGCAGGGTCTGCGTGCGGGCCAAGGTCAGCCACCAGGCTGAGTACCAGCTCAGCATCTGCCCTGAGAGTGGGCTGGACAGCCAGGACTACCGCTGCGCCGAGTGCCGGGCACCCGTCTCCCTGC GGGGGGTGCCCAGCGAGGCCAGGCAGTGTGACTACACCGGTCTCTActactgcagcagctgccactggAATGACCTGGCTGTGGTGCCTGCTCGTGCCATCCACAATTGGGACTTTGAGCCCCGCAAG GTGTCGCGGTGCAGCATGCGGTACCTGGCGCTGATGGTGTCACGGCCTGTGCTGAAGCTGCGGGAGATCAACCCACTGCTCTTCAACTACGtggaggagctggtggagaTCCGG AAGCTACGCCAGGACATCCTCCTGATGAAGCCCTACTTCATCACCTGCAAAGAGGCAATGGAGGCACGGCTGTTGCTGCAG GACCTGATGGACATCGAGGCCGGGCGCCTGAGCTGCTCCCTCACCGAGATCCATACCCTCTTTGCCAAGCACATCAAACTGGACTGCGAG CGCTGCCAGGCCAAAGGCTTCGTCTGCGAGCTCTGCAAGGAGGGTGATGTGCTCTTCCCCTTCGACAGCCACACCTCGGTCTGCACAGGCTGCTCCGCCGTCTTCCACAG GGATTGCTTCTACgacaactccaccacctgccccaAGTGTGCCCGGCTCAGCCTGCGCAAGCAATCCCTCTTCCAGGACTCCGGCATCACCGAGGCAGAGCCATAA
- the DEF8 gene encoding differentially expressed in FDCP 8 homolog isoform X5: protein MASDERLARFRQAHLNPFNKTPEEQEQHPEGENPTPGRCSPPTVPHCQGGDPEGALDLGLAEDHFSRPVGLILAQDVGQLCQAIEECKRVILALPEHSERQKDAVVRLIHLRLKLQELKDPDEDEPNIRVVLEHRFYKEKSKSVKQMCDKCSTIIWGLIQTWYTCTGCYYRCHSKCLPLVSRVCVRAKVSHQAEYQLSICPESGLDSQDYRCAECRAPVSLRGVPSEARQCDYTGLYYCSSCHWNDLAVVPARAIHNWDFEPRKVSRCSMRYLALMVSRPVLKLREINPLLFNYVEELVEIRKLRQDILLMKPYFITCKEAMEARLLLQLQDRQHFVENDEMYSLQDLMDIEAGRLSCSLTEIHTLFAKHIKLDCERCQAKGFVCELCKEGDVLFPFDSHTSVCTGCSAVFHRDCFYDNSTTCPKCARLSLRKQSLFQDSGITEAEP from the exons ATGGCGTCGGACGAGCGGCTGGCTCGTTTCCGCCAGGCCCACCTCAACCCTTTCAACAAGAccccagaggagcaggagcagcaccccGAGGGGGAGAACCCCACACCAGGTAGGTGCTCACCCCCCACAGTGCCCCATTGCCAGGGGG GAGACCCCGAGGGTGCCCTTGACCTAGGCCTGGCTGAAGACCACTTCTCCCGGCCTGTG GGTCTGATCCTGGCTCAAGATGTggggcagctgtgccaggccaTTGAGGAGTGCAAGCGGGTGATCCTGGCGCTGCCTGAGCACTCAGAGCGGCAGAAGGATGCAGTCGTGCGGCTCATCCACCTCCGCCTCAAGCTGCAGGAGCTCAAG GACCCCGATGAAGATGAGCCAAACATCCGCGTGGTGCTGGAGCATCGCTTCTACAAGGAGAAGAGCAAGAGCGTGAAGCAGATGTGCGACAAGTGCAGCACCATCATCTGGGGCCTCATCCAAACCTGGTACACCTGCACAG GCTGCTACTACCGGTGCCACAGCAAGTGCCTGCCACTGGTGAGCAGGGTCTGCGTGCGGGCCAAGGTCAGCCACCAGGCTGAGTACCAGCTCAGCATCTGCCCTGAGAGTGGGCTGGACAGCCAGGACTACCGCTGCGCCGAGTGCCGGGCACCCGTCTCCCTGC GGGGGGTGCCCAGCGAGGCCAGGCAGTGTGACTACACCGGTCTCTActactgcagcagctgccactggAATGACCTGGCTGTGGTGCCTGCTCGTGCCATCCACAATTGGGACTTTGAGCCCCGCAAG GTGTCGCGGTGCAGCATGCGGTACCTGGCGCTGATGGTGTCACGGCCTGTGCTGAAGCTGCGGGAGATCAACCCACTGCTCTTCAACTACGtggaggagctggtggagaTCCGG AAGCTACGCCAGGACATCCTCCTGATGAAGCCCTACTTCATCACCTGCAAAGAGGCAATGGAGGCACGGCTGTTGCTGCAG ctgcaggacCGCCAGCACTTTGTGGAGAACGATGAGATGTACTCACTGCAGGACCTGATGGACATCGAGGCCGGGCGCCTGAGCTGCTCCCTCACCGAGATCCATACCCTCTTTGCCAAGCACATCAAACTGGACTGCGAG CGCTGCCAGGCCAAAGGCTTCGTCTGCGAGCTCTGCAAGGAGGGTGATGTGCTCTTCCCCTTCGACAGCCACACCTCGGTCTGCACAGGCTGCTCCGCCGTCTTCCACAG GGATTGCTTCTACgacaactccaccacctgccccaAGTGTGCCCGGCTCAGCCTGCGCAAGCAATCCCTCTTCCAGGACTCCGGCATCACCGAGGCAGAGCCATAA
- the DEF8 gene encoding differentially expressed in FDCP 8 homolog isoform X2: MASDERLARFRQAHLNPFNKTPEEQEQHPEGENPTPGRCSPPTVPHCQGAPQPDPSPGDPEGALDLGLAEDHFSRPVGLILAQDVGQLCQAIEECKRVILALPEHSERQKDAVVRLIHLRLKLQELKDPDEDEPNIRVVLEHRFYKEKSKSVKQMCDKCSTIIWGLIQTWYTCTGCYYRCHSKCLPLVSRVCVRAKVSHQAEYQLSICPESGLDSQDYRCAECRAPVSLRGVPSEARQCDYTGLYYCSSCHWNDLAVVPARAIHNWDFEPRKVSRCSMRYLALMVSRPVLKLREINPLLFNYVEELVEIRKLRQDILLMKPYFITCKEAMEARLLLQLQDRQHFVENDEMYSLQDLMDIEAGRLSCSLTEIHTLFAKHIKLDCERCQAKGFVCELCKEGDVLFPFDSHTSVCTGCSAVFHRDCFYDNSTTCPKCARLSLRKQSLFQDSGITEAEP, translated from the exons ATGGCGTCGGACGAGCGGCTGGCTCGTTTCCGCCAGGCCCACCTCAACCCTTTCAACAAGAccccagaggagcaggagcagcaccccGAGGGGGAGAACCCCACACCAGGTAGGTGCTCACCCCCCACAGTGCCCCATTGCCAGGGGG CCCCACAGCCAGACCCATCCCCAGGAGACCCCGAGGGTGCCCTTGACCTAGGCCTGGCTGAAGACCACTTCTCCCGGCCTGTG GGTCTGATCCTGGCTCAAGATGTggggcagctgtgccaggccaTTGAGGAGTGCAAGCGGGTGATCCTGGCGCTGCCTGAGCACTCAGAGCGGCAGAAGGATGCAGTCGTGCGGCTCATCCACCTCCGCCTCAAGCTGCAGGAGCTCAAG GACCCCGATGAAGATGAGCCAAACATCCGCGTGGTGCTGGAGCATCGCTTCTACAAGGAGAAGAGCAAGAGCGTGAAGCAGATGTGCGACAAGTGCAGCACCATCATCTGGGGCCTCATCCAAACCTGGTACACCTGCACAG GCTGCTACTACCGGTGCCACAGCAAGTGCCTGCCACTGGTGAGCAGGGTCTGCGTGCGGGCCAAGGTCAGCCACCAGGCTGAGTACCAGCTCAGCATCTGCCCTGAGAGTGGGCTGGACAGCCAGGACTACCGCTGCGCCGAGTGCCGGGCACCCGTCTCCCTGC GGGGGGTGCCCAGCGAGGCCAGGCAGTGTGACTACACCGGTCTCTActactgcagcagctgccactggAATGACCTGGCTGTGGTGCCTGCTCGTGCCATCCACAATTGGGACTTTGAGCCCCGCAAG GTGTCGCGGTGCAGCATGCGGTACCTGGCGCTGATGGTGTCACGGCCTGTGCTGAAGCTGCGGGAGATCAACCCACTGCTCTTCAACTACGtggaggagctggtggagaTCCGG AAGCTACGCCAGGACATCCTCCTGATGAAGCCCTACTTCATCACCTGCAAAGAGGCAATGGAGGCACGGCTGTTGCTGCAG ctgcaggacCGCCAGCACTTTGTGGAGAACGATGAGATGTACTCACTGCAGGACCTGATGGACATCGAGGCCGGGCGCCTGAGCTGCTCCCTCACCGAGATCCATACCCTCTTTGCCAAGCACATCAAACTGGACTGCGAG CGCTGCCAGGCCAAAGGCTTCGTCTGCGAGCTCTGCAAGGAGGGTGATGTGCTCTTCCCCTTCGACAGCCACACCTCGGTCTGCACAGGCTGCTCCGCCGTCTTCCACAG GGATTGCTTCTACgacaactccaccacctgccccaAGTGTGCCCGGCTCAGCCTGCGCAAGCAATCCCTCTTCCAGGACTCCGGCATCACCGAGGCAGAGCCATAA
- the DEF8 gene encoding differentially expressed in FDCP 8 homolog isoform X6, whose amino-acid sequence MASDERLARFRQAHLNPFNKTPEEQEQHPEGENPTPAPQPDPSPGDPEGALDLGLAEDHFSRPVGLILAQDVGQLCQAIEECKRVILALPEHSERQKDAVVRLIHLRLKLQELKDPDEDEPNIRVVLEHRFYKEKSKSVKQMCDKCSTIIWGLIQTWYTCTGCYYRCHSKCLPLVSRVCVRAKVSHQAEYQLSICPESGLDSQDYRCAECRAPVSLRGVPSEARQCDYTGLYYCSSCHWNDLAVVPARAIHNWDFEPRKVSRCSMRYLALMVSRPVLKLREINPLLFNYVEELVEIRKLRQDILLMKPYFITCKEAMEARLLLQLQDRQHFVENDEMYSLQDLMDIEAGRLSCSLTEIHTLFAKHIKLDCERCQAKGFVCELCKEGDVLFPFDSHTSVCTGCSAVFHRDCFYDNSTTCPKCARLSLRKQSLFQDSGITEAEP is encoded by the exons ATGGCGTCGGACGAGCGGCTGGCTCGTTTCCGCCAGGCCCACCTCAACCCTTTCAACAAGAccccagaggagcaggagcagcaccccGAGGGGGAGAACCCCACACCAG CCCCACAGCCAGACCCATCCCCAGGAGACCCCGAGGGTGCCCTTGACCTAGGCCTGGCTGAAGACCACTTCTCCCGGCCTGTG GGTCTGATCCTGGCTCAAGATGTggggcagctgtgccaggccaTTGAGGAGTGCAAGCGGGTGATCCTGGCGCTGCCTGAGCACTCAGAGCGGCAGAAGGATGCAGTCGTGCGGCTCATCCACCTCCGCCTCAAGCTGCAGGAGCTCAAG GACCCCGATGAAGATGAGCCAAACATCCGCGTGGTGCTGGAGCATCGCTTCTACAAGGAGAAGAGCAAGAGCGTGAAGCAGATGTGCGACAAGTGCAGCACCATCATCTGGGGCCTCATCCAAACCTGGTACACCTGCACAG GCTGCTACTACCGGTGCCACAGCAAGTGCCTGCCACTGGTGAGCAGGGTCTGCGTGCGGGCCAAGGTCAGCCACCAGGCTGAGTACCAGCTCAGCATCTGCCCTGAGAGTGGGCTGGACAGCCAGGACTACCGCTGCGCCGAGTGCCGGGCACCCGTCTCCCTGC GGGGGGTGCCCAGCGAGGCCAGGCAGTGTGACTACACCGGTCTCTActactgcagcagctgccactggAATGACCTGGCTGTGGTGCCTGCTCGTGCCATCCACAATTGGGACTTTGAGCCCCGCAAG GTGTCGCGGTGCAGCATGCGGTACCTGGCGCTGATGGTGTCACGGCCTGTGCTGAAGCTGCGGGAGATCAACCCACTGCTCTTCAACTACGtggaggagctggtggagaTCCGG AAGCTACGCCAGGACATCCTCCTGATGAAGCCCTACTTCATCACCTGCAAAGAGGCAATGGAGGCACGGCTGTTGCTGCAG ctgcaggacCGCCAGCACTTTGTGGAGAACGATGAGATGTACTCACTGCAGGACCTGATGGACATCGAGGCCGGGCGCCTGAGCTGCTCCCTCACCGAGATCCATACCCTCTTTGCCAAGCACATCAAACTGGACTGCGAG CGCTGCCAGGCCAAAGGCTTCGTCTGCGAGCTCTGCAAGGAGGGTGATGTGCTCTTCCCCTTCGACAGCCACACCTCGGTCTGCACAGGCTGCTCCGCCGTCTTCCACAG GGATTGCTTCTACgacaactccaccacctgccccaAGTGTGCCCGGCTCAGCCTGCGCAAGCAATCCCTCTTCCAGGACTCCGGCATCACCGAGGCAGAGCCATAA
- the DEF8 gene encoding differentially expressed in FDCP 8 homolog isoform X1 translates to MASDERLARFRQAHLNPFNKTPEEQEQHPEGENPTPAPHTHTMSPTPIAAPQPDPSPGDPEGALDLGLAEDHFSRPVGLILAQDVGQLCQAIEECKRVILALPEHSERQKDAVVRLIHLRLKLQELKDPDEDEPNIRVVLEHRFYKEKSKSVKQMCDKCSTIIWGLIQTWYTCTGCYYRCHSKCLPLVSRVCVRAKVSHQAEYQLSICPESGLDSQDYRCAECRAPVSLRGVPSEARQCDYTGLYYCSSCHWNDLAVVPARAIHNWDFEPRKVSRCSMRYLALMVSRPVLKLREINPLLFNYVEELVEIRKLRQDILLMKPYFITCKEAMEARLLLQLQDRQHFVENDEMYSLQDLMDIEAGRLSCSLTEIHTLFAKHIKLDCERCQAKGFVCELCKEGDVLFPFDSHTSVCTGCSAVFHRDCFYDNSTTCPKCARLSLRKQSLFQDSGITEAEP, encoded by the exons ATGGCGTCGGACGAGCGGCTGGCTCGTTTCCGCCAGGCCCACCTCAACCCTTTCAACAAGAccccagaggagcaggagcagcaccccGAGGGGGAGAACCCCACACCAG caccccacacacacaccatgtcTCCCACCCCCATTGCAGCCCCACAGCCAGACCCATCCCCAGGAGACCCCGAGGGTGCCCTTGACCTAGGCCTGGCTGAAGACCACTTCTCCCGGCCTGTG GGTCTGATCCTGGCTCAAGATGTggggcagctgtgccaggccaTTGAGGAGTGCAAGCGGGTGATCCTGGCGCTGCCTGAGCACTCAGAGCGGCAGAAGGATGCAGTCGTGCGGCTCATCCACCTCCGCCTCAAGCTGCAGGAGCTCAAG GACCCCGATGAAGATGAGCCAAACATCCGCGTGGTGCTGGAGCATCGCTTCTACAAGGAGAAGAGCAAGAGCGTGAAGCAGATGTGCGACAAGTGCAGCACCATCATCTGGGGCCTCATCCAAACCTGGTACACCTGCACAG GCTGCTACTACCGGTGCCACAGCAAGTGCCTGCCACTGGTGAGCAGGGTCTGCGTGCGGGCCAAGGTCAGCCACCAGGCTGAGTACCAGCTCAGCATCTGCCCTGAGAGTGGGCTGGACAGCCAGGACTACCGCTGCGCCGAGTGCCGGGCACCCGTCTCCCTGC GGGGGGTGCCCAGCGAGGCCAGGCAGTGTGACTACACCGGTCTCTActactgcagcagctgccactggAATGACCTGGCTGTGGTGCCTGCTCGTGCCATCCACAATTGGGACTTTGAGCCCCGCAAG GTGTCGCGGTGCAGCATGCGGTACCTGGCGCTGATGGTGTCACGGCCTGTGCTGAAGCTGCGGGAGATCAACCCACTGCTCTTCAACTACGtggaggagctggtggagaTCCGG AAGCTACGCCAGGACATCCTCCTGATGAAGCCCTACTTCATCACCTGCAAAGAGGCAATGGAGGCACGGCTGTTGCTGCAG ctgcaggacCGCCAGCACTTTGTGGAGAACGATGAGATGTACTCACTGCAGGACCTGATGGACATCGAGGCCGGGCGCCTGAGCTGCTCCCTCACCGAGATCCATACCCTCTTTGCCAAGCACATCAAACTGGACTGCGAG CGCTGCCAGGCCAAAGGCTTCGTCTGCGAGCTCTGCAAGGAGGGTGATGTGCTCTTCCCCTTCGACAGCCACACCTCGGTCTGCACAGGCTGCTCCGCCGTCTTCCACAG GGATTGCTTCTACgacaactccaccacctgccccaAGTGTGCCCGGCTCAGCCTGCGCAAGCAATCCCTCTTCCAGGACTCCGGCATCACCGAGGCAGAGCCATAA
- the DEF8 gene encoding differentially expressed in FDCP 8 homolog isoform X3: MASDERLARFRQAHLNPFNKTPEEQEQHPEGENPTPGRCSPPTVPHSPQPDPSPGDPEGALDLGLAEDHFSRPVGLILAQDVGQLCQAIEECKRVILALPEHSERQKDAVVRLIHLRLKLQELKDPDEDEPNIRVVLEHRFYKEKSKSVKQMCDKCSTIIWGLIQTWYTCTGCYYRCHSKCLPLVSRVCVRAKVSHQAEYQLSICPESGLDSQDYRCAECRAPVSLRGVPSEARQCDYTGLYYCSSCHWNDLAVVPARAIHNWDFEPRKVSRCSMRYLALMVSRPVLKLREINPLLFNYVEELVEIRKLRQDILLMKPYFITCKEAMEARLLLQLQDRQHFVENDEMYSLQDLMDIEAGRLSCSLTEIHTLFAKHIKLDCERCQAKGFVCELCKEGDVLFPFDSHTSVCTGCSAVFHRDCFYDNSTTCPKCARLSLRKQSLFQDSGITEAEP, from the exons ATGGCGTCGGACGAGCGGCTGGCTCGTTTCCGCCAGGCCCACCTCAACCCTTTCAACAAGAccccagaggagcaggagcagcaccccGAGGGGGAGAACCCCACACCAGGTAGGTGCTCACCCCCCACAGTGCCCCATT CCCCACAGCCAGACCCATCCCCAGGAGACCCCGAGGGTGCCCTTGACCTAGGCCTGGCTGAAGACCACTTCTCCCGGCCTGTG GGTCTGATCCTGGCTCAAGATGTggggcagctgtgccaggccaTTGAGGAGTGCAAGCGGGTGATCCTGGCGCTGCCTGAGCACTCAGAGCGGCAGAAGGATGCAGTCGTGCGGCTCATCCACCTCCGCCTCAAGCTGCAGGAGCTCAAG GACCCCGATGAAGATGAGCCAAACATCCGCGTGGTGCTGGAGCATCGCTTCTACAAGGAGAAGAGCAAGAGCGTGAAGCAGATGTGCGACAAGTGCAGCACCATCATCTGGGGCCTCATCCAAACCTGGTACACCTGCACAG GCTGCTACTACCGGTGCCACAGCAAGTGCCTGCCACTGGTGAGCAGGGTCTGCGTGCGGGCCAAGGTCAGCCACCAGGCTGAGTACCAGCTCAGCATCTGCCCTGAGAGTGGGCTGGACAGCCAGGACTACCGCTGCGCCGAGTGCCGGGCACCCGTCTCCCTGC GGGGGGTGCCCAGCGAGGCCAGGCAGTGTGACTACACCGGTCTCTActactgcagcagctgccactggAATGACCTGGCTGTGGTGCCTGCTCGTGCCATCCACAATTGGGACTTTGAGCCCCGCAAG GTGTCGCGGTGCAGCATGCGGTACCTGGCGCTGATGGTGTCACGGCCTGTGCTGAAGCTGCGGGAGATCAACCCACTGCTCTTCAACTACGtggaggagctggtggagaTCCGG AAGCTACGCCAGGACATCCTCCTGATGAAGCCCTACTTCATCACCTGCAAAGAGGCAATGGAGGCACGGCTGTTGCTGCAG ctgcaggacCGCCAGCACTTTGTGGAGAACGATGAGATGTACTCACTGCAGGACCTGATGGACATCGAGGCCGGGCGCCTGAGCTGCTCCCTCACCGAGATCCATACCCTCTTTGCCAAGCACATCAAACTGGACTGCGAG CGCTGCCAGGCCAAAGGCTTCGTCTGCGAGCTCTGCAAGGAGGGTGATGTGCTCTTCCCCTTCGACAGCCACACCTCGGTCTGCACAGGCTGCTCCGCCGTCTTCCACAG GGATTGCTTCTACgacaactccaccacctgccccaAGTGTGCCCGGCTCAGCCTGCGCAAGCAATCCCTCTTCCAGGACTCCGGCATCACCGAGGCAGAGCCATAA
- the DEF8 gene encoding differentially expressed in FDCP 8 homolog isoform X4, whose translation MASDERLARFRQAHLNPFNKTPEEQEQHPEGENPTPGRCSPPTVPHCQGDPSPGDPEGALDLGLAEDHFSRPVGLILAQDVGQLCQAIEECKRVILALPEHSERQKDAVVRLIHLRLKLQELKDPDEDEPNIRVVLEHRFYKEKSKSVKQMCDKCSTIIWGLIQTWYTCTGCYYRCHSKCLPLVSRVCVRAKVSHQAEYQLSICPESGLDSQDYRCAECRAPVSLRGVPSEARQCDYTGLYYCSSCHWNDLAVVPARAIHNWDFEPRKVSRCSMRYLALMVSRPVLKLREINPLLFNYVEELVEIRKLRQDILLMKPYFITCKEAMEARLLLQLQDRQHFVENDEMYSLQDLMDIEAGRLSCSLTEIHTLFAKHIKLDCERCQAKGFVCELCKEGDVLFPFDSHTSVCTGCSAVFHRDCFYDNSTTCPKCARLSLRKQSLFQDSGITEAEP comes from the exons ATGGCGTCGGACGAGCGGCTGGCTCGTTTCCGCCAGGCCCACCTCAACCCTTTCAACAAGAccccagaggagcaggagcagcaccccGAGGGGGAGAACCCCACACCAGGTAGGTGCTCACCCCCCACAGTGCCCCATTGCCAGGGGG ACCCATCCCCAGGAGACCCCGAGGGTGCCCTTGACCTAGGCCTGGCTGAAGACCACTTCTCCCGGCCTGTG GGTCTGATCCTGGCTCAAGATGTggggcagctgtgccaggccaTTGAGGAGTGCAAGCGGGTGATCCTGGCGCTGCCTGAGCACTCAGAGCGGCAGAAGGATGCAGTCGTGCGGCTCATCCACCTCCGCCTCAAGCTGCAGGAGCTCAAG GACCCCGATGAAGATGAGCCAAACATCCGCGTGGTGCTGGAGCATCGCTTCTACAAGGAGAAGAGCAAGAGCGTGAAGCAGATGTGCGACAAGTGCAGCACCATCATCTGGGGCCTCATCCAAACCTGGTACACCTGCACAG GCTGCTACTACCGGTGCCACAGCAAGTGCCTGCCACTGGTGAGCAGGGTCTGCGTGCGGGCCAAGGTCAGCCACCAGGCTGAGTACCAGCTCAGCATCTGCCCTGAGAGTGGGCTGGACAGCCAGGACTACCGCTGCGCCGAGTGCCGGGCACCCGTCTCCCTGC GGGGGGTGCCCAGCGAGGCCAGGCAGTGTGACTACACCGGTCTCTActactgcagcagctgccactggAATGACCTGGCTGTGGTGCCTGCTCGTGCCATCCACAATTGGGACTTTGAGCCCCGCAAG GTGTCGCGGTGCAGCATGCGGTACCTGGCGCTGATGGTGTCACGGCCTGTGCTGAAGCTGCGGGAGATCAACCCACTGCTCTTCAACTACGtggaggagctggtggagaTCCGG AAGCTACGCCAGGACATCCTCCTGATGAAGCCCTACTTCATCACCTGCAAAGAGGCAATGGAGGCACGGCTGTTGCTGCAG ctgcaggacCGCCAGCACTTTGTGGAGAACGATGAGATGTACTCACTGCAGGACCTGATGGACATCGAGGCCGGGCGCCTGAGCTGCTCCCTCACCGAGATCCATACCCTCTTTGCCAAGCACATCAAACTGGACTGCGAG CGCTGCCAGGCCAAAGGCTTCGTCTGCGAGCTCTGCAAGGAGGGTGATGTGCTCTTCCCCTTCGACAGCCACACCTCGGTCTGCACAGGCTGCTCCGCCGTCTTCCACAG GGATTGCTTCTACgacaactccaccacctgccccaAGTGTGCCCGGCTCAGCCTGCGCAAGCAATCCCTCTTCCAGGACTCCGGCATCACCGAGGCAGAGCCATAA